From the Hordeum vulgare subsp. vulgare chromosome 1H, MorexV3_pseudomolecules_assembly, whole genome shotgun sequence genome, the window CAGCCATACCTCTTTTGAAAGCAAATATGTGCCTTCACGAGAAGCAAATTCATGCCTCTTGCGaaagaaaaaatggaaaaaaacatgttgttttttcttttttcgagAGGCACGATCGTTCCTTCATGAGAAGCAAATTTATGCCTGTCGTGAAAAAAAGGTTTACCAAGAGGCCTTTTGGAAGACTTTTTTGGTGCTGGCAAAAACACTGCACAAAATTGGGCCCGTCCCACTTTACCAAGAGGCCTTGTCCGTGGACGTGGACGCTCCTATGTCTCGCTGTAAGCAAGATAAAGGGAAGCCTCGCAACTGGGCAGCTCCAGATGTGTCGGCCCAGCCCTGCAGGAAGTTACAACCTCCccccctcccttttttttctgtattttagagtTTTCTTTTACTCATGGTTATACATTAAAATATTATAAATATATGTGTATATATTAAAAAAAGTTCTATAAAAACATTTTAATCAAGTATATAAAAATGCCAATTAAGCACTTGGAAATTGTTAAACATGTATAGACAAAAGGTTTGCCATgtatcaaaaataatataaaaaaggTTGATCATATATATAAAAATATTAATCAACAATTTGAGAatgtgttgaacaagtatttgaaaattTTAATCAAGCTTTTGTAAATGTTAAATATGTTTATAAAAATGTTGAGCATGTATTAAAACAATGATGGAAAAAaactgatcatgtatatataaatATTAATCAAGAATTGGAGAAAATCTTGAACAAGTACTTTAAATATCTTAATCAAATATTTTCAAATGCTAAATATGTTTAGAAAAAATGTTGACAATGTGTTAAACATGTTAATATTGCATTTAATAAATTTTAAGCAaacatttgaaaaaatgttaaacATGCATAGGAAAATATTGACCATGTACTAGAAAATGTTAATCTCATATTTTAAAAGTGTTAAGTAAGCATTTGAAAAGGTTTAAAAGTAGTCCTAGAAAGTAAAATGAGCATTTATTCAGAAAATATTAATCTTGAAACCTGTTAACCAAAAATTTGAAAACTATTAACCCAAAATTGGAAACTATTTAAAATGTCTATTGAAAAAATGACCATGTATACCAAAAATgtaaaagaaaaatcaaaagaaCAAGGAAaaccaaaaaatgaaaaatgaaaaataaaaaaaataaaccaAAGGAAAgtgaaattaaaaaaaattgtggaAGCAAATGTAGACAGaatgaaaacaaaaaaaggaaaagaaaaaattcAAGAaacaaaaggaaaggaaaaaaacattGAAACCaggaaagaaacaaaaaatcaaAGAATAAAAGAAGGAAAATGAGTAAGAAAATAAaaccaacaaaaacaatgaaagaAACGTAGAAAAAAAtgaagaggcaataacaaatacaaataaaaacaaaagaaaaggggGAAGAAAAAAGCCAGGAGAAAACCTAATAAAAGGGAAGAAAAGggtaggaaaagaagaaaaatcagGAACGACACATTTTCCGCGCTCTatgtattattattattattttgaaaatcaTGCTCTATGTAGTTGACAACAAGTCGAGTATGGCGCGGTGTCTACGGTGAGAAGAAGCAACGAGTCGATCCTAGGATCGAACCCTGGTTTGCATCATTTTAAGCTATGTGCCTTTTTTTAAACATGCATCAGGGGACCGGCCTCATACCGTAGCACTCAACGCGAGACATCCGTCCATCTCGCTTAATACGAGGTATAGCTTCCGTGCTTGTCCGTTCGAAAGAAAATAAATGAAGAGGGCTTAGATAGTTAGGTTTTCTATGGCacggtcgatgctagcaaagtccCATCAAACGTTGAGACATATAAAAGTCACGGGAAATGCCAAGAAGTTCAAGCCAACCAACTAGGGCTACAAAAGAaacaaaatactccctccgtccgtccATATTCATTGATGCTCAAATGTATGTATCTAGCATTAAAATACCTTAACGCTCTATTCGGATGTTTGCATTGGGGGCCTTGGCATTGTATTGGATGAAATACCAAGTATGACAAGATATTGGTGTATTAAGATTAAATGCCAACGTTTCTGTTTGGATGATTAGGTATTCAGACCACATACTTGATATTGAGGTTGAATGGCAAATGTTGGTTGGACGGTCAAAGTGAGAAATTGCGTTGTAGGAGACTTCGATTTTCATATTTAACATCTGAATATATGGTCAAAGTGGGGAATAACCAGGGTTCAAGGGCTCGAGAGCCATGTGTGTGAGCGCCATGGGAGTAGAAGGATGCAACACGCTCCACGGGGGTGCCGACGGTGGTGGGCCAGGGGCGACAGCGCAGTCGTCTCATACCGTAGCACTCGACACGAGACATCCTTCCATCTCACTTAATACAAGATATAGCTTCCGTGCTTGTCCGTTCGAAAGAAAATAAATGAAGAGGGCTTAGATAGTTAGGCTTTCTATGACACGGTCGATGCTGGCAAAGTCCCATCAAATGTTGAGACATATAAAAGTTACGGGAAATGTCAAGGAGTTCAAGCGAACCAACTAgggctaaaaagaaacaaaatactccctctgtccgtcCATATTCATTGACGCTCAAATGTATGTATCTAACATTAAAATACCTTAACGCTCTATTCGAATTTTTGCATTGGGGGCCTTGGCATTGTATTGGATGAAATACCAAGTATGACAAGATATTGGTGTATTGAGATTAAATGCTAATGTTTCTGTTTGGATGATTAGGTATTCAGACCACATACTTGATATTAAGGTTGGATGCCAAATGTTGTTTGGACAGTCAAAGTGAGGAATTGCATTCTAGGAGACTTCGATTTTCATATTTAACATCTGAATATATGATCAAAGTGGGGAATGACCAGGGATCAAGGACTCGAGAGCCATGTGGGTGAGCGCCATGGGAGTGGAAGGATGCAGCACGCTCCACGGGGTGCCCGTGGTGGTTGGCGAGGGGCGATAGCGCGGTCGCCATGAGAGGCATGAGGCAACGGTTGCCATGGGTTGCTAGCCGTGCTATGAGAGATGGGAGTGGTGCAGGCCCGCGACGGGAAGGGACAAAAAGGGGATGAGAGGAGGTTCGCTGGAGAGATggaggaaggaagaggaggagcgggACCTCGCCTGCGTCGCCATCCAGCTTCATAGCGCGCTGCTTCTAGGCTCCACCTGCCGAATCAATTTTTCAGGGCTGACTGGCCGATTACCAAGCAAAACCAAGGGGTAGAGCTCTGAATTGGAGATTGGGTCATGCGAGTGTTGTTGTGGAGCATCGAATATTATTAAATGATAATGGTGTATCATAATAAATACTCCCTCCCATCCAAAATTACCTGTCGCTCAAATAAATGTACCTCACGCTGAAATAGTGCCACATACATCTGTTTGGGTGACAACTAACTTCAAACAGAGGAAGTACTATACTACTATATATGTCTTGCGTGATGAAAAATAaggttttaatttttttttgctaACATGATGGTAGATACACATGACCTTAATTATTATCtctaattattttaataaattattTTGGACCATGGAAAATAACGTTATAACAAAAATATCGTGACGTTGGACCAGCCAAACAAATAAAAAAGCACTTGTGCCAAAATGACAAACAGAAGACTGAGACAAGTGAGAAAAAACCATTTCTACACAATGAAAAGACACTTGTGTCAAAAAGGTGGTAAAAGAGACAACAAGAAGTGGAGAAAAGGTCATTTATAAACAACAAAAATGCACTTGTGTCATGCCATGAAAAACCTGATACTTCATATGTAAAAGAAACACTTATGTCAAAGGATGTCTAGCTACCATCATACATTGAAAATTGCCTTCTAATAAGGTTATCTAAGATAATGTTTGAGGAGATTGTATtatgcatgatacgtccattgcAGGCAGTCTAAGTACACACTACAAACAAGTTTTGGGCCCATCATAAATTCACCTTTTCCCTTTCCTCTTCCCTTGCACAAGGTGCGAACATTTTTTGCACCGAATTGAATGGCATCGTTGGCATGTGCCAAGTCATGCAGACGTATTCCCTttgtttttatatatatatatttttaaaatttcattaAAAATAATACATATAAAGTAAAATGAGCGAACTTATACTCGAAAATGTGTTTATATACATATACGATATAAAATGAGCGAATCTATACTCGAAAATGTGTTTATATACATCTATATGTAGTCCCTTAATATTACTTATGAAAAGATGTGTATTTAGGAATATAGGGAGTATTTACCTGAGTGCCGGGTGTGTAGTCACGGGGTGTAACAATCTTAGAGCAAGTTCAGTAaagccctcaaacccttaaaaataaccgtttttttacagttttcgtcgaaaAAACGACGTAGACAAGAACCCTTAAactcttaaacccgtaaaaaaatttagaggtccaaccctcaaacgccttcccagcctgtagaagtgagggttgggaggaaaaactcccTCCAACCCGCACTCCATTTCCACCTTCGCGCGGGAGGAAGTTGCTTCCCCGTGCTCGTCTCTTCCCCcgaatccgccgccgccgccagtacgccgcccctccgcgccccggccgccgccccgccgcccctccgccagTCCGGCACCCCTCCGCGCCCCGCCGCTCCGCATCTCGGCCGGCCCGTCCGCCGCCCCTCTGCGCGCCCTGCCCCGGCCGCCCGCCGCCGCTCCTCCgcgcgccccgccgcccctccgcgcggCCCGCACCGTCCACCGCCCTGCCGCCCCTCCGGGCGCCCCGCCCCGCTCGTCCGCGCCCCGCCCCGGCCTGAGCCGCTCGGCCGACGCTCCTCCGCGCCCCGCCCCGGTCTGAGCCGCCCGCCCGCGCCCCGCCTCGGCCGGCcgtccccgccccgccccggtgAGAATTTTTTTACTTTTTCAGTTTTTAATTTTTGCTTCATTGGCACTAATTGTAGCCACTTGGTATGTAGATGGAGGTGAACAACGACGACATGGACTTGTTGTCCGATTCGTCGGATTGGTCGTCATCTGACGATTCGGACAttgacgagttgttgcaagacgacgacgtcgagatgatgagcctcctcgtcgATGTGCAAGCGTTTGAAGACCACGTGAAGCTTATGGATCAGAGGAGAGGGTCGAAgatggggcgactcaccatctacCGGAACCGCGTGATGTTTTATTCGGTggtgtaataataactagaatgattattgttttatgtcaaatgtgatggaatttgtgatatgtcatatgatgaaatgtgatgaaatgtgtgatatatgaaatgataGTTTTAAAGGTTGGGATTGAGGAAAAGTCTAGAACCCTTAAATCCAACCCTTAAAACAgtttaagggttgggtttgagggttctagtctttgcccctgtttttcaacccttaaaagtgtcaaaaactgaaacttctcaacccttaaaactgatttGAGGGTCTGAGGTTCTACTAGAAATGCTCTTACACACACGCGCGCGCACAGTACAAACCTTCACTGAAACAGCCAAATGTTGATCAGGGCGACAAAGTGATGAGAGGCTTGGGCAGATTGATGGACGCAACGAGTGGCGTTCCGCATGCAAGTTGTGTGATACGTGGGGAGCCGAGAGCCCAACACGGAACCAGGGACAGGGGGAGTGCACTCACGCGCACGCAGAGCTTGTGCTGCGTGCCAGCACTGCGAGCCTCACCGCTGCTCCGGCGGTCCGGCCTATAAACCTGACCCTCGCCCCGTCGCTAGCAATCCGTCCAAAAATCACATTTCCACCGAGGAAGAGAAGCAAATCACCAGAAAGCGAAGCAAACCGGCGGGATGGCGGGCAAAGCTAGGGTGTTCATGTGCGTGGCTCTCGTCGTCCTCCTGCTCCTTGTCGAGGTGACGATCCATGGCGTTCATTAGACTCTTCATCAGTGCATGCATGCCACTACATTattgtatatatatacatatatgccGCCTAGCTAGCTAAACTCTGTCCTGTTCATTATTTTTCGTGTTCCGCAGACCACCGCTCCGAGGGGACAAGCTGACGCCGTCGGTAAGCGCATGCGTGTGATTCATTTGCTGAATTTTTGTCTAAAAAGACCACTAACCGAATATTATTATCAAAAAAGACCACATACGGTATAAAATGCGAGAAAAGACCTTCATTTTTCATGACGGCAGACGCGTCAGGTGAtgcgtggcacctgccgccacgggcCGAGACGGCTGGGTCCCGCCGCCACCCGGCGAGgcggcacctgccgccaccactCCAGGCGGCAGGCGGGCTGCTGTGCATGGCAGCATGCAGCGCTTGAGGCATGGCAGCCGgctgttgatgcatgcatgtacaaGAGCATGGTAGCCTACCGCCTGGagtggtggcggcaggtgccacctgcccggccggccgcctcgctGGGTGACGACGGGGCCCAGCCGCCTCGGCCCGTGACGGCAGGTGCCACGCGTCATCTGGCGCTCCTGCCGCCACGGAAAATAGGAGTCTTTTCTCGTATTTTATACCGTATGTGGTCTTTTTTAACAATAATATTCGGCTAGTGGTCTTTTTTGATAAAAATTCTCATTTGCTAACCCGGTCGAGTTGATCGATCGGCGCCACACGGCTGATATCCTTGTGACCTCTTGGAGTATATTTCAACGATTTGCAGATTGCGGCGGCGCGTGCTCGTACCGGTGCAGCAAGTCGAGCCGGCCGAATCTGTGCGGGAGGGCGTGCAACACGTGCTGCCGGCGCTGCGGCTGCGTGCCGCCCGGCACCGCCGGCAACGAGGACGTCTGCCCCTGCTA encodes:
- the LOC123415627 gene encoding gibberellin-regulated protein 3-like, with translation MAGKARVFMCVALVVLLLLVETTAPRGQADAVDCGGACSYRCSKSSRPNLCGRACNTCCRRCGCVPPGTAGNEDVCPCYAHMTTHDGRHKCP